One region of Bacteroidia bacterium genomic DNA includes:
- a CDS encoding DUF479 domain-containing protein yields MNFLAHLYLSRHDDQLMVGNFIADSVKGRGWEKFEPGISDGILMHRKIDDYTDRHPVFRESTVLLRPHFGKFAGVVTDIYYDHFLAKHYKHYSGESLVEFTERVHLLLRSREHIMPERSRLFFQYMQSRNIPLPYAELEGISMVLRGMSRRSVTPNRMHEGKAVLELHYAALEEQFSRFFPDAIRAFAP; encoded by the coding sequence ATGAATTTCCTGGCACATTTATATTTATCCCGTCACGATGATCAGTTAATGGTGGGAAACTTCATTGCCGATTCGGTAAAAGGCCGGGGCTGGGAGAAATTTGAGCCAGGGATCTCTGACGGTATACTCATGCACCGCAAGATCGATGACTACACCGACCGGCATCCCGTATTCCGGGAGTCCACTGTTCTACTCCGGCCTCACTTTGGAAAGTTTGCCGGCGTAGTTACGGATATATATTATGATCACTTTCTGGCCAAACATTACAAACACTATTCGGGAGAGTCGCTGGTGGAATTCACGGAGAGGGTGCATTTGCTTCTCCGTTCCCGGGAACACATCATGCCGGAACGCTCCCGTTTGTTTTTTCAGTATATGCAGAGCCGTAATATTCCGCTTCCCTATGCTGAGCTGGAGGGTATTTCCATGGTTCTTCGCGGAATGAGCCGCAGATCAGTCACACCAAACAGAATGCATGAAGGAAAGGCTGTTCTGGAACTTCACTACGCGGCGCTGGAAGAGCAGTTCTCGCGGTTCTTCCCTGATGCCATCAGAGCATTCGCTCCGTGA